A single Thunnus thynnus chromosome 6, fThuThy2.1, whole genome shotgun sequence DNA region contains:
- the ube4b gene encoding ubiquitin conjugation factor E4 B isoform X3, translated as MEELSADEIRRRRLARLAGGQTSQPCTPLSTPLTSPQRETPPGPLPGSSGAAPQPLPPAASQSLGLNVHSGTPATSPMGTSGVAYGSQSSEGVSSLSSSPSNSLETQSQSLSRSQSMDIDTASCEKSMSQVDVDSGIENMEVEDSDRREKRNLTEKETSANSDVSEEQALQLVCKILRVSWKEQDRDVIFLPSLAAEFQQNPKDAYSDFKDLIGQILMEVLMMSTQSRVHNPFASLTATSQPIAAAKSPDHHLTLVQPSSQGGSPMGPGAGSFGASSLSSLYGCGSPHPMALDAAKRTSPSLPTPATPSAPSTPSTPQFIVPPSPPTTATPRHALNPPSAPMPISQRYRPYSVTSPWGALSPSSPGHRGFSFFGPPPGSAGPSVPPNTPVPLPPPSPQSLPLSSPVARSQPSSTPLPMVPPSPRSNTRQAAFAARIPPSSLGACGGGMSCDSASDRFTIEACKETEMLNYLIERFDSVGMEERKAPKMCSQPNVSQLLSNIRSQCISHVALVLQGTLTQPRSPLHQSLLVPYMLCRNLPYGFIQELVRITHQEEEVFRQIFIPILHGLALAVKECSFDSDNFKFPLMALAELCEIKFGKTHPVCSLVTSLPLWCPKPLSPGCGREIQRLSYLGAFFNLSVFAEDDTKVGDKYFSGPAITMENTRVVSQSLQHYLESARGDLFKVLHNILLNGETRELALNYMAALVNYNVKKAQMQTDDKLVSTDGFMLNFLWVLQQLSMKIKLETVDPYYIFHPRCRLVVSLEETRLKATMEELKSWLTELHEDPAKFSEPKFPTECFFLTLHTHHLSILPGCRRYIRRLRAIRELNRTVEELKNSESQWKDSPLASRHREMLKRCKTQLKKLVRAKACADVGLLDENLLRRCLQFYSTVIQLILRMVDPAYPNITLPLNPEIPKSFAALPEFYIEDVAEFLLFVVQYSPQVLYEPCVQDIVTFLVVFICSQNYIRNPYLIAKLVEVLFVTNPAVQPRTQRFSEMMENHPLSVKQLVPALMKFYTDVEHTGATSEFYDKFTIRYHISTIFKSLWQNIAHHGTFMEEFNSGKQFVRYINMLINDTTFLLDESLESLKRIHEVQEEMKNKEQWDQLPREQQQSRQSQLTQDERVSRSYLALATETVEMFHILTKQVQKPFLRPELGPRLAAMLNFNLQQLCGPKCRDLKVENPEKYGFEPKKLLDQLTDIYLQLDCARFAKAIADDQRSYSRELFEEVISKMRKAGIKSSIAIEKFKLLSEKVEEIVAKNSQSEMDYSDAPDEFKDPLMDTLMTDPVILPSGNIMDRSIILRHLLNSPTDPFNRQPLTESMLESVPELKERIHAWMREKQGGRPL; from the exons ATGGAGGAGTTGAGCGCAGATGAG ATTCGCAGAAGACGTCTGGCACGACTGGCAGGGGGACAGACGTCACAGCCTTGCACCCCTCTCAGCACACCCCTGACATCCCCACAGAGAGAGACTCCACCTGGACCCCTCCCTGGATCCTCAGGTGCCGCACCCCAGCCCCTGCCACCAGCTGCCTCTCAATCATTGGGGCTTAATGTTCACAGTGGTACCCCTGCCACATCCCCTATGGGCACCTCTG GGGTGGCATATGGTAGTCAAAGCAGCGAGGGCGTGAGCTCCCTCTCCAGCTCCCCCTCCAACAGCCTTGAGACACAGTCCCAGAGTTTGTCCCGATCGCAGAGCATGGACATCGACACTGCCTCCTGTGAAAAGAG CATGTCCCAGGTGGATGTGGACTCAGGGATAGAGAACATGGAGGTGGAGGACAGCGACCGCAGGGAGAAGAGGAACTTGACTGAAAAG GAAACCTCTGCAAACTCAGATGTCTCAGAAGAACAGGCTCTGCAGCTCGTTTGTAAGATCCTCCGCGTATCGTGGAAGGAGCAGGATAGAGATGTCATCTTTCTCCCTTCACTGGCTGCAGAGTTTCAGCAGAACCCTAAAGATG CATACTCTGACTTCAAAGACCTGATCGGCCAGATCCTGATGGAGGTCTTAATGATGTCCACTCAGTCACGTGTGCACAACCCCTTCGCCAGCTTGACCGCCACCTCTCAGCCAATTGCAGCAGCCAAATCCCCCGACCACCATCTGACGCTGGTGCAGCCCTCCAGCCAAGGTGGCAGCCCTATGGGCCCTGGTGCAGGGTCCTTTGGAGCCAGCTCTCTGTCCAG TCTGTATGGGTGTGGTAGCCCTCACCCAATGGCTCTGGACGCAGCCAAGAGGACCTCCCCATCTCTCCCCACCCCTGCTACACCTTCTGCACCCTCTACACCCTCTACCCCACAATTTATTGTTCCACCCAGCCCACCCACCACCGCTACCCCGAGACACGCTCTCAATCCTCCATCTGCCCCCATGCCCATCTCCCAGCGCTATCGTCCTTACTCTGTCACCTCTCCTTGGGGGGCACTTTCCCCATCGAGCCCAGGCCACAGAGGATTCAGTTTCTTTGGACCCCCTCCCGGCTCCGCTGGGCCCTCTGTTCCTCCCAATACCCCGGTTCCTCTGCCACCACCTAGCCCCCAGTCCCTCCCCCTGAGCTCACCTGTAGCTCGCAGCCAACCCTCCTCCACACCCCTTCCTATGGTGCCCCCTTCTCCCAGATCGAACACCCGACAGGCTGCCTTTGCTGCCAGGATCCCGCCGTCTAG tctTGGTGCATGTGGAGGGGGGATGTCCTGCGATTCAGCCAGCGACCGCTTCACCATTGAAGCAtgcaaagagacagagatgctGAACTACCTCATTGAGCGTTTTGACAGTGTTGGCATGGAGGAGAGGAAAGCTCCCAAG ATGTGCAGCCAACCAAATGTCAGCCAGCTTCTCAGCAACATTCGCTCTCAGTGTATTTCCCACGTTGCCCTGGTCCTGCAAGGCACCCTGACCCAGCCTCG GAGCCCTCTCCATCAGTCTCTGCTGGTACCTTATATGCTGTGTCGGAACCTCCCATACGGCTTTATTCAGGAACTGGTGCGCATTACCCACCAGGAGGAAGAAGTGTTCAGACAG atcttcATTCCTATCCTTCATGGGCTGGCTCTTGCAGTGAAAGAATGTTCCTTTGACAGCGACAACTTTAAATTCCCCCTCATG gcATTAGCTGAGCTTTGTGAAATCAAGTTTGGAAAAACTCACCCAGTGTGCAGTTTG GTAACGTCGCTGCCTCTATGGTGTCCCAAACCTCTGAGCCCTGGTTGTGGCAGAGAGATCCAGAGACTGTCCTACCTGGGAGCCTTCTTCAACCTCTCTGTGTTTGCTGAGGATGAT ACCAAAGTAGGAGACAAGTATTTCTCTGGCCCAGCCATCACCATGGAGAACACGCGAGTGGTCAGCCAGTCCTTGCAGCACTATCTGGAGTCAGCAAGG GGTGACCTGTTCAAAGTTCTTCATAACATCCTACTAAATGGAGAGACACGCGAGTTAGCTCTTAATTACATGGCAGCTTTAGTCAACTACAATGTGAAGAAGGCCCAGATGCAG ACGGATGACAAGCTGGTGTCAACAGACGGCTTTATGCTCAACTTCTTATGGGTGCTGCAACAGTTGAGCATGAAGATCAAGCTGGAGACGGTGGACCCCTACTACATTTTCCACCCACGGTGTCGCCTTGTAGTCAGCCTGGAGGAGACGCGTCTGAAGGCCACTATGGAGGAGCTCAAGAGCTGGCTGACTGAACTGC ATGAAGACCCCGCCAAGTTCTCCGAACCCAAGTTCCCCACCGAGTGTTTCTTCTTGACGCTGCACACCCACCATTTGTCCATCCTGCCTGGCTGCAGGCGCTACATCCGCAGGTTGCGGGCCATCCGTGAACTCAACAg GACTGTAGAGGAgctgaaaaacagtgaaagccAATGGAAAGACTCTCCCCTggccagcagacacagagagatgcTCAAGCGATGCAAAACCCAGCTCAAG AAACTGGTGCGAGCCAAAGCTTGTGCTGACGTGGGCCTTCTGGATGAGAACCTGCTCCGCAGATGTCTGCAGTTCTACAGCACAGTCATTCAGCTCATTCTTCGCATGGTGGACCCTGCCTACCCCAA CATCACTCTGCCACTGAACCCTGAGATTCCCAAAAGCTTTGCTGCTCTCCCCGAGTTCTACATTGAAGATGTGGCTgagtttttgctttttgtcgTGCA gTATTCTCCCCAGGTTTTATATGAGCCATGTGTCCAAGACATTGTCACCTTTTTGGTGGTGTTCATCTGCAGTCAAAACTACATCAGGAACCCCTACCTTATCGCCAAGTTGGTGGAGGTGCTGTTTGTCACCAACCCTGCTGTACAGCCTCGCACTCAGCGATTCTCTGAAATGATGGAGAACCACCCGTTGTCTGTCAAACAGCTGGTCCCTGCCCTCATGAAGTTCTACACTG ATGTTGAGCATACCGGTGCCACCAGCGAGTTCTACGATAAGTTCACTATACGGTACCATATCAGCACTATCTTCAAGAGTCTGTGGCAAAACATTGCCCACCATGGCACCTTCATGGAGGAGTTCAA CTCTGGCAAGCAGTTTGTGCGCTACATCAACATGCTGATTAACGACACCACCTTCTTGTTAGACGAGAGCCTTGAGTCCCTGAAGCGTATCCATGAAGTTCAAGAAGAGATGAAGAATAAGGAGCAGTGGGATCAGCTGCCAAGG GAGCAGCAGCAAAGCCGCCAGTCCCAGCTGACTCAGGATGAGCGGGTGTCTCGCTCCTATCTGGCCCTGGCCACAGAGACGGTTGAAATGTTCCACATCCTCACCAAGCAGGTCCAGAAGCCTTTCCTCAGGCCT GAGCTGGGGCCTCGTTTAGCTGCCATGCTAAACTTTAAcctccagcagctctgtggGCCCAAGTGTCGGGACCTGAAGGTGGAGAACCCCGAGAAGTACGGCTTTGAGCCCAAGAAGCTCTTAGACCAGCTGACTGACATCTACCTTCAGCTAGACTGTGCCCGCTTTGCTAAAGCAATTGCAGATGACCAG CGATCGTACAGCCGAGAGCTCTTTGAAGAGGTGATCTCAAAGATGAGGAAGGCTGGTATTAAATCCTCCATAGCCATTGAAAAATTCAAGCTGCTATCTGAGAAGGTGGAGGAAATAGTCGCCAAGAACTCCCAGTCTGAAATGGACTACAGTGATGCACCTGATGAGTTcaaag ACCCTCTGATGGACACGCTGATGACTGACCCTGTGATTCTGCCTTCGGGGAACATCATGGATCGATCCATCATCCTGCGCCACCTGCTCAACTCCCCCACTGATCCCTTCAACAGGCAGCCTCTCACAGAGAGCATGCTGGAGTCAG TCCCTGAACTAAAGGAGAGGATCCATGCGTggatgagagagaaacagggcGGACGGCCTCTGTAA
- the ube4b gene encoding ubiquitin conjugation factor E4 B isoform X2 produces MEELSADEIRRRRLARLAGGQTSQPCTPLSTPLTSPQRETPPGPLPGSSGVAYGSQSSEGVSSLSSSPSNSLETQSQSLSRSQSMDIDTASCEKSMSQVDVDSGIENMEVEDSDRREKRNLTEKETSANSDVSEEQALQLVCKILRVSWKEQDRDVIFLPSLAAEFQQNPKDAYSDFKDLIGQILMEVLMMSTQSRVHNPFASLTATSQPIAAAKSPDHHLTLVQPSSQGGSPMGPGAGSFGASSLSSLYGCGSPHPMALDAAKRTSPSLPTPATPSAPSTPSTPQFIVPPSPPTTATPRHALNPPSAPMPISQRYRPYSVTSPWGALSPSSPGHRGFSFFGPPPGSAGPSVPPNTPVPLPPPSPQSLPLSSPVARSQPSSTPLPMVPPSPRSNTRQAAFAARIPPSSPLSFLLFALSDMSQDSSDEDSEEEEDFARVQFGSSLGACGGGMSCDSASDRFTIEACKETEMLNYLIERFDSVGMEERKAPKMCSQPNVSQLLSNIRSQCISHVALVLQGTLTQPRSPLHQSLLVPYMLCRNLPYGFIQELVRITHQEEEVFRQIFIPILHGLALAVKECSFDSDNFKFPLMALAELCEIKFGKTHPVCSLVTSLPLWCPKPLSPGCGREIQRLSYLGAFFNLSVFAEDDTKVGDKYFSGPAITMENTRVVSQSLQHYLESARGDLFKVLHNILLNGETRELALNYMAALVNYNVKKAQMQTDDKLVSTDGFMLNFLWVLQQLSMKIKLETVDPYYIFHPRCRLVVSLEETRLKATMEELKSWLTELHEDPAKFSEPKFPTECFFLTLHTHHLSILPGCRRYIRRLRAIRELNRTVEELKNSESQWKDSPLASRHREMLKRCKTQLKKLVRAKACADVGLLDENLLRRCLQFYSTVIQLILRMVDPAYPNITLPLNPEIPKSFAALPEFYIEDVAEFLLFVVQYSPQVLYEPCVQDIVTFLVVFICSQNYIRNPYLIAKLVEVLFVTNPAVQPRTQRFSEMMENHPLSVKQLVPALMKFYTDVEHTGATSEFYDKFTIRYHISTIFKSLWQNIAHHGTFMEEFNSGKQFVRYINMLINDTTFLLDESLESLKRIHEVQEEMKNKEQWDQLPREQQQSRQSQLTQDERVSRSYLALATETVEMFHILTKQVQKPFLRPELGPRLAAMLNFNLQQLCGPKCRDLKVENPEKYGFEPKKLLDQLTDIYLQLDCARFAKAIADDQRSYSRELFEEVISKMRKAGIKSSIAIEKFKLLSEKVEEIVAKNSQSEMDYSDAPDEFKDPLMDTLMTDPVILPSGNIMDRSIILRHLLNSPTDPFNRQPLTESMLESVPELKERIHAWMREKQGGRPL; encoded by the exons ATGGAGGAGTTGAGCGCAGATGAG ATTCGCAGAAGACGTCTGGCACGACTGGCAGGGGGACAGACGTCACAGCCTTGCACCCCTCTCAGCACACCCCTGACATCCCCACAGAGAGAGACTCCACCTGGACCCCTCCCTGGATCCTCAG GGGTGGCATATGGTAGTCAAAGCAGCGAGGGCGTGAGCTCCCTCTCCAGCTCCCCCTCCAACAGCCTTGAGACACAGTCCCAGAGTTTGTCCCGATCGCAGAGCATGGACATCGACACTGCCTCCTGTGAAAAGAG CATGTCCCAGGTGGATGTGGACTCAGGGATAGAGAACATGGAGGTGGAGGACAGCGACCGCAGGGAGAAGAGGAACTTGACTGAAAAG GAAACCTCTGCAAACTCAGATGTCTCAGAAGAACAGGCTCTGCAGCTCGTTTGTAAGATCCTCCGCGTATCGTGGAAGGAGCAGGATAGAGATGTCATCTTTCTCCCTTCACTGGCTGCAGAGTTTCAGCAGAACCCTAAAGATG CATACTCTGACTTCAAAGACCTGATCGGCCAGATCCTGATGGAGGTCTTAATGATGTCCACTCAGTCACGTGTGCACAACCCCTTCGCCAGCTTGACCGCCACCTCTCAGCCAATTGCAGCAGCCAAATCCCCCGACCACCATCTGACGCTGGTGCAGCCCTCCAGCCAAGGTGGCAGCCCTATGGGCCCTGGTGCAGGGTCCTTTGGAGCCAGCTCTCTGTCCAG TCTGTATGGGTGTGGTAGCCCTCACCCAATGGCTCTGGACGCAGCCAAGAGGACCTCCCCATCTCTCCCCACCCCTGCTACACCTTCTGCACCCTCTACACCCTCTACCCCACAATTTATTGTTCCACCCAGCCCACCCACCACCGCTACCCCGAGACACGCTCTCAATCCTCCATCTGCCCCCATGCCCATCTCCCAGCGCTATCGTCCTTACTCTGTCACCTCTCCTTGGGGGGCACTTTCCCCATCGAGCCCAGGCCACAGAGGATTCAGTTTCTTTGGACCCCCTCCCGGCTCCGCTGGGCCCTCTGTTCCTCCCAATACCCCGGTTCCTCTGCCACCACCTAGCCCCCAGTCCCTCCCCCTGAGCTCACCTGTAGCTCGCAGCCAACCCTCCTCCACACCCCTTCCTATGGTGCCCCCTTCTCCCAGATCGAACACCCGACAGGCTGCCTTTGCTGCCAGGATCCCGCCGTCTAG CCCCTTGTCGTTCCTGTTGTTTGCCCTCTCTGACATGTCTCAGGACAGCAGTGATGAAGattctgaggaggaggaggattttgCGCGGGTTCAGTTTGGGTCCAG tctTGGTGCATGTGGAGGGGGGATGTCCTGCGATTCAGCCAGCGACCGCTTCACCATTGAAGCAtgcaaagagacagagatgctGAACTACCTCATTGAGCGTTTTGACAGTGTTGGCATGGAGGAGAGGAAAGCTCCCAAG ATGTGCAGCCAACCAAATGTCAGCCAGCTTCTCAGCAACATTCGCTCTCAGTGTATTTCCCACGTTGCCCTGGTCCTGCAAGGCACCCTGACCCAGCCTCG GAGCCCTCTCCATCAGTCTCTGCTGGTACCTTATATGCTGTGTCGGAACCTCCCATACGGCTTTATTCAGGAACTGGTGCGCATTACCCACCAGGAGGAAGAAGTGTTCAGACAG atcttcATTCCTATCCTTCATGGGCTGGCTCTTGCAGTGAAAGAATGTTCCTTTGACAGCGACAACTTTAAATTCCCCCTCATG gcATTAGCTGAGCTTTGTGAAATCAAGTTTGGAAAAACTCACCCAGTGTGCAGTTTG GTAACGTCGCTGCCTCTATGGTGTCCCAAACCTCTGAGCCCTGGTTGTGGCAGAGAGATCCAGAGACTGTCCTACCTGGGAGCCTTCTTCAACCTCTCTGTGTTTGCTGAGGATGAT ACCAAAGTAGGAGACAAGTATTTCTCTGGCCCAGCCATCACCATGGAGAACACGCGAGTGGTCAGCCAGTCCTTGCAGCACTATCTGGAGTCAGCAAGG GGTGACCTGTTCAAAGTTCTTCATAACATCCTACTAAATGGAGAGACACGCGAGTTAGCTCTTAATTACATGGCAGCTTTAGTCAACTACAATGTGAAGAAGGCCCAGATGCAG ACGGATGACAAGCTGGTGTCAACAGACGGCTTTATGCTCAACTTCTTATGGGTGCTGCAACAGTTGAGCATGAAGATCAAGCTGGAGACGGTGGACCCCTACTACATTTTCCACCCACGGTGTCGCCTTGTAGTCAGCCTGGAGGAGACGCGTCTGAAGGCCACTATGGAGGAGCTCAAGAGCTGGCTGACTGAACTGC ATGAAGACCCCGCCAAGTTCTCCGAACCCAAGTTCCCCACCGAGTGTTTCTTCTTGACGCTGCACACCCACCATTTGTCCATCCTGCCTGGCTGCAGGCGCTACATCCGCAGGTTGCGGGCCATCCGTGAACTCAACAg GACTGTAGAGGAgctgaaaaacagtgaaagccAATGGAAAGACTCTCCCCTggccagcagacacagagagatgcTCAAGCGATGCAAAACCCAGCTCAAG AAACTGGTGCGAGCCAAAGCTTGTGCTGACGTGGGCCTTCTGGATGAGAACCTGCTCCGCAGATGTCTGCAGTTCTACAGCACAGTCATTCAGCTCATTCTTCGCATGGTGGACCCTGCCTACCCCAA CATCACTCTGCCACTGAACCCTGAGATTCCCAAAAGCTTTGCTGCTCTCCCCGAGTTCTACATTGAAGATGTGGCTgagtttttgctttttgtcgTGCA gTATTCTCCCCAGGTTTTATATGAGCCATGTGTCCAAGACATTGTCACCTTTTTGGTGGTGTTCATCTGCAGTCAAAACTACATCAGGAACCCCTACCTTATCGCCAAGTTGGTGGAGGTGCTGTTTGTCACCAACCCTGCTGTACAGCCTCGCACTCAGCGATTCTCTGAAATGATGGAGAACCACCCGTTGTCTGTCAAACAGCTGGTCCCTGCCCTCATGAAGTTCTACACTG ATGTTGAGCATACCGGTGCCACCAGCGAGTTCTACGATAAGTTCACTATACGGTACCATATCAGCACTATCTTCAAGAGTCTGTGGCAAAACATTGCCCACCATGGCACCTTCATGGAGGAGTTCAA CTCTGGCAAGCAGTTTGTGCGCTACATCAACATGCTGATTAACGACACCACCTTCTTGTTAGACGAGAGCCTTGAGTCCCTGAAGCGTATCCATGAAGTTCAAGAAGAGATGAAGAATAAGGAGCAGTGGGATCAGCTGCCAAGG GAGCAGCAGCAAAGCCGCCAGTCCCAGCTGACTCAGGATGAGCGGGTGTCTCGCTCCTATCTGGCCCTGGCCACAGAGACGGTTGAAATGTTCCACATCCTCACCAAGCAGGTCCAGAAGCCTTTCCTCAGGCCT GAGCTGGGGCCTCGTTTAGCTGCCATGCTAAACTTTAAcctccagcagctctgtggGCCCAAGTGTCGGGACCTGAAGGTGGAGAACCCCGAGAAGTACGGCTTTGAGCCCAAGAAGCTCTTAGACCAGCTGACTGACATCTACCTTCAGCTAGACTGTGCCCGCTTTGCTAAAGCAATTGCAGATGACCAG CGATCGTACAGCCGAGAGCTCTTTGAAGAGGTGATCTCAAAGATGAGGAAGGCTGGTATTAAATCCTCCATAGCCATTGAAAAATTCAAGCTGCTATCTGAGAAGGTGGAGGAAATAGTCGCCAAGAACTCCCAGTCTGAAATGGACTACAGTGATGCACCTGATGAGTTcaaag ACCCTCTGATGGACACGCTGATGACTGACCCTGTGATTCTGCCTTCGGGGAACATCATGGATCGATCCATCATCCTGCGCCACCTGCTCAACTCCCCCACTGATCCCTTCAACAGGCAGCCTCTCACAGAGAGCATGCTGGAGTCAG TCCCTGAACTAAAGGAGAGGATCCATGCGTggatgagagagaaacagggcGGACGGCCTCTGTAA